One part of the Chryseobacterium sp. 7 genome encodes these proteins:
- a CDS encoding carboxy terminal-processing peptidase produces the protein MWKNFKLNKFLLLIPLTSLMFCFNSPKNDDEKMQTIMVSVKNTLSYLHYSPKTINDAYSKDVYKHYFELVDPAKRYFLQSDMDEFSKHETKLDDYIGQGDLTFYKLTIDRLYQRVDEIDKITQDIFSKPINLQEDETLTLEPKLKKVPANKQEQYNEWKKFIKYNILQEVESMNSKEEAQKEKKDSVQKYKLKDTIKFKPLTQDEKIKKATDEVKDLVKDTFTRFKKRKKMDWFTVYMNAYTEVFDPHTNYYSPKDKEDFDTQFTGKVIGIGALIQEKKGNLYLGALTIGAPAWKSKQLSEGDKILKVRSKPKEDAVNVVGMLSDEAVRLIRGEKGTPVTLTVQKKDGTIKDVTMIREEVAIEDTFARSIVVNAPNGKKYGFINLPSFNADFENAKGRNASDDIKNEIIKLKEQNIEGIILDLRNNGGGSLTEVGDIMGLFMEAGPYVQVKDGNGKIQTLKNKNETPIWTGPLVIMQNELSASASEILAGVMQDNGRAMIIGSPQSFGKGTVQTFVDLNRFLNTEDDFGSLKLTIQKFYRITGESTQRKGIVSDIQMKDFFTYAEVGERYDDYALAWDKIPPTKFQKLNYFNIQALEKASAGRMAKNSNYQLLLESAQWREKLDKEENITLNINKFNELMKNRKSQIEKFKALTKFENGLQFTMYPSEIEREKKDEAFKKKSEMWIKNLKKDLYLQEAMNIVTDMGAKP, from the coding sequence ATGTGGAAAAATTTCAAACTGAATAAATTTTTACTTCTTATTCCATTAACCAGTCTGATGTTTTGTTTCAACTCGCCTAAGAATGACGATGAAAAGATGCAGACGATCATGGTGAGCGTAAAAAACACACTTTCTTATCTGCATTATAGCCCGAAAACCATCAATGATGCCTATTCGAAGGACGTTTATAAGCATTATTTCGAATTGGTAGATCCGGCAAAAAGATATTTCCTGCAGTCTGATATGGATGAATTCAGTAAGCACGAAACAAAGCTTGATGATTATATCGGCCAGGGAGATCTTACCTTCTATAAGCTTACGATTGACAGGCTATACCAGAGAGTAGATGAGATTGATAAAATCACTCAGGATATTTTCAGCAAGCCAATCAATCTTCAGGAAGATGAAACGCTTACTTTAGAGCCAAAGCTAAAAAAAGTACCTGCCAACAAGCAGGAACAGTATAATGAGTGGAAAAAATTCATCAAATACAATATCCTTCAGGAAGTTGAATCGATGAACAGCAAAGAAGAAGCTCAGAAAGAAAAGAAAGACTCTGTTCAGAAATACAAACTGAAAGATACTATCAAATTTAAGCCGCTTACTCAGGATGAAAAGATCAAAAAAGCGACTGATGAAGTAAAAGATCTTGTGAAAGATACCTTTACCAGATTCAAAAAGAGAAAGAAAATGGATTGGTTTACAGTATATATGAATGCATATACAGAAGTATTCGATCCGCACACCAACTATTATTCTCCAAAAGATAAAGAAGATTTTGACACCCAGTTTACCGGAAAAGTAATTGGTATCGGAGCACTGATTCAGGAGAAAAAAGGAAATCTTTACCTGGGAGCTCTTACTATTGGTGCACCGGCATGGAAGTCTAAACAGCTTTCTGAAGGAGATAAAATACTGAAAGTAAGATCTAAACCGAAAGAAGACGCTGTAAACGTGGTAGGAATGCTTTCTGATGAAGCAGTAAGACTGATCAGAGGAGAGAAAGGAACACCGGTAACACTTACGGTTCAGAAAAAAGACGGAACCATCAAAGATGTAACCATGATCCGTGAAGAAGTGGCTATTGAAGATACTTTCGCAAGAAGTATCGTAGTAAATGCTCCAAACGGTAAGAAATATGGTTTCATTAACCTTCCAAGCTTTAATGCTGATTTTGAAAATGCCAAAGGAAGAAACGCTTCTGATGACATTAAAAATGAAATCATTAAACTGAAAGAACAGAACATTGAGGGAATCATTCTTGACCTTAGAAATAACGGAGGAGGTTCATTAACTGAAGTAGGAGATATCATGGGTCTTTTCATGGAAGCAGGTCCTTACGTTCAGGTGAAAGACGGAAACGGAAAAATACAGACGCTTAAGAATAAAAACGAAACTCCAATCTGGACTGGTCCGCTTGTGATCATGCAAAATGAACTTTCGGCTTCAGCTTCAGAAATCCTTGCAGGAGTAATGCAGGATAACGGAAGAGCAATGATTATCGGATCTCCGCAGTCTTTCGGAAAGGGTACTGTCCAGACTTTTGTAGACTTAAACAGATTCCTGAACACGGAAGATGATTTCGGATCTTTAAAGCTTACTATCCAGAAATTCTACAGAATTACCGGAGAATCTACACAGAGAAAAGGAATTGTATCTGATATTCAGATGAAAGATTTCTTTACTTATGCTGAAGTAGGAGAAAGATATGATGATTATGCTTTAGCCTGGGATAAAATACCGCCTACAAAATTCCAGAAACTGAATTACTTCAATATTCAGGCGCTTGAAAAAGCAAGTGCTGGAAGAATGGCTAAAAACAGCAATTATCAGCTACTATTAGAATCTGCTCAGTGGAGAGAGAAACTGGATAAAGAAGAAAATATCACTTTGAATATTAATAAATTCAATGAACTGATGAAAAACAGAAAATCTCAGATTGAAAAGTTTAAAGCTTTAACTAAATTTGAGAACGGTCTTCAGTTTACAATGTATCCAAGTGAGATTGAAAGAGAGAAAAAAGACGAAGCTTTCAAGAAAAAATCTGAAATGTGGATCAAGAATCTGAAAAAAGATCTTTACCTGCAGGAAGCAATGAACATTGTAACAGATATGGGAGCTAAACCCTAA
- a CDS encoding lmo0937 family membrane protein: MKSLLWLVAVICIVVWLLGMLGIVPGMSTGYLIHVLLVIAIIVILYNIISGRKPLD; the protein is encoded by the coding sequence ATGAAAAGTTTACTATGGTTAGTTGCAGTCATCTGCATTGTTGTTTGGCTTTTAGGAATGTTAGGAATAGTTCCGGGTATGAGTACGGGTTATTTAATTCACGTTTTACTAGTCATCGCTATTATTGTTATTCTTTATAACATCATTTCCGGAAGAAAACCCCTCGATTAG
- the surE gene encoding 5'/3'-nucleotidase SurE has translation MERPLILVTNDDGITAPGIRNLINFMNEIGEVVVVAPNSPQSGKGHAITINSTLSYEEVTLDGPQTDFSCSGTPVDCVKMALDKILTRRPDIVVSGINHGANSSINVIYSGTMSAAVEAGVEGIPAIGFSLLDFSWEADFTQAKEFIQNIVRKTLENPMPKGVVLNVNIPKLTASEIKGVKVCKQANAKWEESFDERVNPHGKKYYWLTGYFNNMDDSEDADETALSNGYISIVPVKFDLTAYEYMKTLEEVMTF, from the coding sequence ATGGAAAGACCACTTATTCTGGTGACTAATGATGACGGAATTACAGCTCCCGGTATCAGAAATCTTATCAATTTTATGAATGAAATAGGAGAAGTAGTGGTTGTAGCACCCAACTCTCCTCAAAGTGGAAAAGGCCACGCTATTACCATCAATTCTACCTTAAGCTATGAAGAAGTAACTCTGGATGGGCCACAGACAGATTTTTCATGCAGTGGAACTCCTGTAGACTGTGTAAAAATGGCTCTTGACAAAATTCTGACAAGAAGACCTGATATTGTGGTTTCAGGAATCAATCACGGGGCTAATTCATCTATCAATGTAATTTATTCCGGGACGATGTCTGCCGCTGTGGAAGCTGGTGTAGAAGGAATTCCTGCGATTGGATTCTCATTACTTGATTTCAGCTGGGAAGCAGATTTTACTCAAGCTAAAGAATTTATTCAGAATATCGTAAGAAAAACACTGGAAAATCCAATGCCTAAAGGCGTTGTACTGAATGTCAATATTCCTAAACTTACGGCCTCAGAAATAAAAGGCGTGAAGGTTTGTAAGCAGGCTAATGCCAAATGGGAAGAAAGCTTTGATGAAAGAGTAAATCCGCACGGGAAAAAGTATTACTGGCTGACGGGTTATTTCAACAATATGGATGATTCTGAAGATGCTGATGAAACGGCATTGTCAAACGGATATATTTCTATTGTTCCTGTAAAATTTGACCTTACAGCGTATGAATATATGAAAACATTGGAAGAGGTAATGACTTTTTAA
- a CDS encoding radical SAM protein, translating into MPVRNYTYYDYTISLCPECLKRVGAKIIIEDEAVFMTKRCPDHGFFKTKIASDVHYYKNIRNYNKASEMPLHFGTDVEYGCPYDCGLCVDHEQHSCLSIVEVTDRCNLTCPTCYAMSSPHYGSHRSLEEIEAMFDVIVKNEGEPDVVQISGGEPTIHPEFFKIMDIAKSKPIKHLMLNTNGVRIANDPGFAEQLATYAPEFEIYLQFDSFKPEVLEDFRGKDLTAVRMKALEKLNELNLSTTLVIVLQKGKNIDEIGKIIEFALKQKCVRGITFQPVEIAGRNREDSAHEKITLTEVRQEIINQFPLLNADDIIPVPCNPDSLAMGYILKLQDEIIPLTRYINPADLLNNESRNTIVYEQDKGLHMQLLDIFSTGISVDKVQSKVNQLLCCLPEVCAPDLGYDNLFRIIIMNFMDAHDFDVRAVKKSCVHIVNKDLKLIPFETMNLFYRDEKKAYLEELRKEDKVLF; encoded by the coding sequence ATGCCAGTAAGAAATTATACCTATTACGATTATACAATCAGTCTTTGTCCGGAATGTCTTAAAAGGGTAGGAGCAAAGATTATCATAGAGGATGAAGCTGTTTTTATGACCAAGAGATGTCCTGATCATGGCTTTTTTAAAACAAAAATAGCTTCCGATGTACATTATTATAAAAACATAAGAAACTATAATAAGGCTTCAGAAATGCCTCTTCATTTCGGAACCGATGTAGAATATGGATGCCCCTATGATTGCGGGCTTTGCGTAGATCATGAACAGCATAGCTGCCTTTCTATCGTAGAAGTTACAGATCGTTGTAATCTAACTTGCCCTACGTGTTATGCGATGTCTTCTCCGCACTATGGAAGTCATAGAAGCCTGGAAGAAATTGAAGCCATGTTTGATGTTATTGTAAAAAATGAAGGAGAGCCGGATGTAGTTCAGATCAGTGGGGGAGAACCCACAATTCATCCGGAGTTTTTCAAGATTATGGATATTGCAAAGTCAAAACCTATTAAACATCTCATGCTGAATACCAACGGAGTCAGAATTGCCAATGATCCGGGATTTGCTGAACAATTGGCCACCTATGCTCCTGAGTTTGAAATATATCTTCAGTTTGATTCATTCAAACCGGAAGTTTTGGAAGACTTCAGAGGTAAAGATCTTACTGCTGTAAGAATGAAAGCGTTAGAAAAACTTAATGAACTTAATCTTTCCACTACATTGGTTATTGTCCTTCAGAAAGGCAAAAATATTGATGAAATTGGAAAAATTATAGAATTTGCACTGAAGCAGAAATGTGTGAGGGGAATCACTTTCCAGCCTGTTGAGATTGCAGGAAGAAACAGGGAAGATTCTGCTCATGAAAAAATTACTTTAACGGAGGTAAGGCAGGAAATCATCAATCAGTTTCCTTTATTGAATGCTGATGACATTATTCCGGTTCCATGTAACCCGGATTCTTTGGCGATGGGATATATTTTAAAACTTCAGGATGAAATAATTCCTTTAACCAGGTATATCAATCCGGCAGATCTCCTGAATAACGAATCCAGGAATACCATTGTTTACGAACAGGATAAAGGGCTGCATATGCAGCTGCTGGATATATTCAGTACCGGAATTTCTGTAGATAAAGTGCAGTCCAAAGTAAATCAGTTACTGTGCTGTCTTCCGGAAGTTTGCGCCCCGGATCTCGGGTATGACAATCTGTTTAGAATTATTATTATGAACTTTATGGATGCTCATGATTTTGATGTACGGGCAGTAAAAAAATCCTGTGTTCATATTGTTAATAAAGACTTGAAGTTAATTCCTTTTGAAACCATGAATCTTTTCTACAGGGACGAAAAAAAGGCTTATCTCGAAGAACTCAGAAAAGAAGATAAAGTGTTATTTTAA
- a CDS encoding prolipoprotein diacylglyceryl transferase: MDFPVTFHIFGKTILAHPLFEAGGMFLGMRYYFYLKRKSKEKLSFNTSAAVLIGATAGALIGSKLIGNLENPYTLFENFSIKKFWSNNTIVGGLAFGLLGVELAKRIVNHKESTGDLIVFPLMFAIIIGRIGCFLTGIYEETYGIPTDSVFGMHLGDQYLRHPVALYEIVFLIALWLGLKYIQNLKKYPSGFIFQLFMISYFIFRLLLDFIKPRVELAGNLGTIQLVCICMIIYYIYSIKNTQTTLKYSR, encoded by the coding sequence ATGGATTTTCCTGTAACATTTCATATTTTCGGCAAAACTATCCTTGCACATCCTCTTTTTGAGGCTGGTGGAATGTTTTTGGGAATGAGATATTATTTTTATCTGAAACGTAAGTCTAAAGAAAAACTTTCTTTCAATACCTCTGCTGCAGTTTTAATAGGAGCTACTGCCGGTGCCTTGATAGGTTCCAAACTGATTGGTAATCTTGAAAATCCCTATACATTATTTGAGAATTTTAGTATTAAAAAATTCTGGTCAAATAATACCATAGTCGGAGGTCTGGCCTTTGGATTATTAGGGGTTGAATTAGCAAAAAGAATAGTCAACCATAAAGAAAGTACTGGAGATCTTATTGTTTTTCCTTTGATGTTTGCCATTATTATAGGCAGGATAGGTTGCTTTCTTACAGGAATTTATGAAGAAACATATGGTATTCCTACTGATTCTGTTTTTGGGATGCATTTGGGAGATCAATACCTCAGGCATCCGGTTGCTTTATATGAAATAGTCTTTTTAATTGCTCTCTGGCTGGGGTTAAAATATATTCAAAATCTTAAGAAATATCCTTCCGGCTTTATTTTTCAATTGTTTATGATCAGCTATTTTATATTCAGATTGTTATTAGATTTCATAAAACCGAGGGTTGAATTGGCAGGAAATCTGGGAACTATCCAACTTGTATGTATTTGCATGATTATTTATTACATTTATAGTATTAAAAATACTCAAACTACTTTAAAATATTCAAGATGA